GGACGGGCCATACGCGTTCTACCCCGGCGGGCGTCGGCCTACAACAACCGGGCGCAGACCCTGCGACTGCAGGGCGACACGGCAGgtacaaataataatacaatatttgtcattttcacacaGGATACAAAATATACTCGGGTACTCAGTATCAATACAAAATATGTCTTTTTTAGTTCACAAATATGATCTTGCGTGTCCTCAGGTGCTCTGGCGGACTTGGACCGAGCTGTTTCGCTGAGCGGGTGCCGTGGGCGGACGGCCTGCCAGGCGCTGGTGCAGCGGGGCCTCCTGCACAGACTGGGGGGACAGGACGACAAAGCGCTCCAGGACTTCCGGGAGGCGGCGGAGCTCGGCAGCGAGTTTGCCCGCCAGCAGACGGTGCTGCTGAATCCGTACGCGGCGCTTTGCAACAAGATGCTACGCCAGGTCATCGGCAAGCTACGCAACCCCGATGGGTGCGAGCCGTCACTTTAGACGCAATCAAGAAATGAAACTTTTGATATCAAATATGTACTTTTTAATTGTTTGGATACAAGTTCCAAGTGTGAAATCCAACAACCGAGTAAACGTTACGTGAGCTGCCGATTCCAGAGAATGTGTTCTTCATTTTGTCAAATTGTGACATCACTATCCAGCTGACTTGTATTATACAGCCCAGGACTGGGAAACTAGGCTGGGCGAAGATCCAGAGCCACTTTCAAGCAACAGCCGCTCTGTCTGATAGGCCAAAAGGTAAGCTGAGCTGCACTGAGATTTGTGTTGTTCTCACCGCACTGACACTTGGTCTGTATTTGAATTGCCAGGATTTTCCTCTCATCCTTGAaccttatttgaacaaaaacagaGATTTGTTCAAATTGCACTTTCGTTTTTCACCGTTAGATGGCAGTGTAATCAACAATTACAGGCATTTGTGTGTAGTGTAGCAGTGACTAACCggacatttcattaggtacacttgctcAATCAATCTTTTAAAACTTAATTAAAAAGTAACAACCATGCACTGGCGAAAGGACATCTCACAAAGACTAAATAATGCGGCTTAAAAAAAACTGGTAAATGAAAGTGTAGCGAAGAATTACTTCACTAATGATCTTCCTCCGTGCAGACTTCCAGCAGGCCACTTAAAGCCACGGGCTCCGTGCGCCGCTCCGTCTGGTAGTAGGGGCACGTTCGGAGGTGCACCGCCACGGAGGGCGAGTCGCTCAAGTGCCATCGCTCCACGGGGCAAAACAGCGAGCTGAATTCCCAAACCTGCAGAGCACATCACATGACAGGGATGAAGGATTTGATGGCTTGTAAGCGGAGGTACACACGAGTTTTACTATATTCAGTACAGgtatcaggtttttttttttccctcaacaaCGCGCAACAATTTACGACCTTGATTCGGGTGCACATGCTCAGCTGTCGGTCACGTCGCGTTATCATCGTTCCAAGAGCATCAGCGAATGCACGCACTCGTGATCCCCGCAATATGCCTTTGCACCTCATAAAGTGGACCCGGTCCAACTTCTTATTAAAGTCACAGCAGAACAATTTCAAAGTGTGCCACAACTTTTTCATACAGTCAGTCCCCTGGTTGGTCAAGAGAGAAATtgtcccaatatttttgtcTATCAGGTGTATGTCACGTGAGTTGGCGCATATCTTAAACATGACCTAGTGAGGTCTATAATTGTGAAGTGATGAAATGTTGCCAGCATAGTTTGTATTGTTACTGAGGCGTACCGGGCCTTGCCGAGGGTCTGGCTGGCTGCTGTTTACAATGCGGCAGCTGTTAAATATGGCTGACATTTTCCACTGCCAACTAACGAGGGAAACCATAGGGACATTTAGGCAAAAACACATTTCGTCCCAAATTAAATCCAAAGACGGACATTTTGATGCAGGGGAGTCATCAATTCTCATCAGTTCCAATCGTGAGTTCGGTTTCCTTCCACCATGCAATATTATTCAGTTAATTAAagaactgcattttttttcacaataaaCTCACTCCAAATTTTGATATGATTTTCGTCCTGCATATCATACCAAATATTGGCCCTACTCCCGTTGCAGTGTTAAAATGCAATGGAtgtctgccctctagtggtgagACAAGAACTCCAGAAAAACGATGGATGGATACTTACTTTCTTTCGGCTCTTCCAGGAGCTCCCCCCGTGGGAATACGTCTTCTTCTCCCACTTGAGGGAGACCATCCCTCGGCTCTGCAATAAAGTGCCGCACACCTCTCTCATCGGACGCGACACCTGTGACAACTGCGACAAGGCGAAGGAGTCCAAGTATCTGGCGACGTGCCGGAGGATCTCCGCAGGCAAGTGGCTCAAGCGATCTGGGGGATTTGACGCTTTGGTACCCTCGAGCAGCTCCCGCGGGACGTCTGGCCGGATGACCAACTTATCCACGCCGCGGTGGTATTTGACCTCAGCCGGTTGGCCGTCCGGGCGAAACCTCGTTTGGGCAAAAGTGCAGCCGAGGTAAGCCAGGGGGCAACGTTGCAGGAACCAGCCGCCGAGGCCGGCCTGGATTTCGGAGTGCACGTTGCGGAAATGCGAGGGGTACTCGTCGCGGCGGAAGAAGAGGCCGCACGTGTAGCTGAAGACCGAGCTGGTCCTGTTGTGTCGTCTAGTCACAGACTCGGTTTGCGTACGGACGTGGAGACACGCTGCTTTACCGGCGACCGCGTCTGCGAGCGACGCCTCGGCCTGGAACGGCGCGCCGTCCAAGTTGTACGTTTGCGTCCCGACGTTGACGTAGAGACCGTCCAAACCGGTGCTCTCCGAGATCTGATGCCCTTTGAATTCTTTCTCCAGACAGCACAGCAACGTGACGCTTACCTCCTCGCACTTTGGGAGCTCCTCGAACGAGACGTCCAGATCGGCCGTGTCGGCGCTCCGGTGCGCCACCTCTATTTTGCGGTTGGGGTCCTTCAGGTGCCAGCGCTTGGCTCGGTAGCTGCTAGGAACGTTGAAGGAGCGGACGGACTTGACTTCGATGGGTTCCAGGCTCCCGTAAACAAAGTCCTTCTCCCTAGGGGTGCAGGCGGCCAGCTGTCCGAAGTTGATGAGCATGGCTCCGTTGTGCACCAGGTACATGTTGTACTCGCCGATGTTGGCCTCCTTGCCTAACTTCTCCAAGACGCCGTCTTGCCAAGGTGCCAGGCCAGATGTTCTGTTCTCGCATGAGGAACTTTCTCTCACTGCCTCCGTTTTCTTCCCGCTCTCCTCCGTTTTCGCTGCATTTTTGCTGGTCTGCTCACCGTTCATCTCCTTCTTGAATATTCTCTCCCAGGAGCTGTACTTCTGAAGACTTTCCCTGTCCAGCTCATCACTCGGTTCCTCTTCCATCATCTTTGCGCAGACATTCGGTGTATCTCCAGCAGAAGCCGAACATAAATCCTCCCTCGTGACCCCAACGTCGATATCTTCGGGATCCGTCAACTCCGGGAAAACCCTCTTCATCTTGATGGACTTGAACAGCAGCTCTTGATCCCTCAGCGCCAAGGCGACATCGAGCTGCCGTTGGCTTTCTCGGGACACGTTCCTGTAGAACGTCAAGTCATTGTCCGGAACGGGCCAGCGGTTCCACTCCTGAGAGCAGCCGACCACGCTGGCGGGACACGCCTCCAGGTGGCGGGCCCGCCGATGCCGCGGCATGCTCAACGGGCAGCCGTAGCCGGCGTTGAGGCAAGGAACCGTCTCGTTGGGGCACAGAAGGCGATGCTCGTCCTCTTTGCAGGCGTGAAGGGAGGAGCCGCAGTCGTTGGGGCAGCGGACCACCGCGCAGCCCAGGGAGAGCCACGACGGCGCCGGGCAGCGGATGGCGTAGCAGTGCTCGCAGTGCTCGTGGCGGACCGCTGGCATCCTCCTGAACATCGACATTGGCTCACATTCAGTGGCGAGAATCAACAGCACAAATATTTCATGAGTCTACTTCAGACTTTTTGTTCTTGACGTGAGGATTTTGTTTCCTCACAACTTCTTACAATTAGAAACCGATGCGTCTATTCCTTAGTTTTGTCCAAATAGCCTTGCTATGTTTTTCAACCTCCGAGGCTAATGTGCCAAATGGAGCCACACTTGTTTCATTTGTTAGTTCATCTGACACGTCTCAATGTTAGCTCAGCTACGCTATCCCGTTCTTTTGAGCCAATGCTAAAAAGCGCATCTTCAAAATGAATCAAAAGAACATGTCAAATCTTTTCCGCCATCAAAAACATTAACAGCCAGTGCAGCGAATGCAATAAATATTTCTCACCTTGTGTTCTTGAGTTGATGTCACCTCACGTCGACTGACCTCTTGCACTGTGTGCGCTTTTATAAATAGACGAGAGTGGACCGCGATGGCGATAGGAGGGTCTGGACGGGGCGCCATTGTCACAACTTTACAGAAGGGCTAAGGTCAAGTTACAGCCGCCAGTGGCTCTCATTTGTGTGCGATAAGCCCACCAGTCACTAAACACTACTGCGACACGCTCGTGCTGGAAACTGTCACCGCTGTGGAATTTTGGTGATGTCActcttaaaataaaacaatatgtaTTTGGATATCGAATCATTCAAAACAGTTCCTTGGCTGTTTTCTTACAGCAATAAAGGGACTTTTGTTTTGACAAGATGAGaaggatcttttttttcccataggaacagttttcatttaaaacaagaaacaaaactATATTTGGTAGTAAACCAGTTTTGTTGAGTTTTCAGCAGCCACAAGGGATTTTCACGTTTTTTTCTACTAGGTGACAGTCTCACTCCGTTAAAAGAAAGTACAAAACACTACAGCAATCATTTTTCGCCCAGatctttttatttcaaaattaaTCACTATATCATTTGTATGCCCCCTAACAGATAAGTTTCAGAAGTATGTGTTCTGATGATTTCTTTTTGGATTTGGTATATTTTATGTTTGTATCTTCCATGTTTTGAacataacacttttttttatatagctgATAGAAAAGCAATACTGCatattgtactttataaaaGCAAGAGAAACCACATCactgaataaaatgcaacacATTAAACAGTTGCGCATCACCATTGATAGCTGCATTGCATTGTGCGGCTTCTTCTGttggccaccaggaggcagtaTAATACAGGCATGCAGACAAACGAAGAAGAATAGCACCGCTGTCACCTCAACTCAGATGTCGTAATTAATTTGTCCTTTTTCATTAAGGATGAAGACTATAAGACAGTGAGTATTGTTATATCATATGTCTACGTTTGGTTTTTGCTTATTTAAATATTCATATCAATGAAAATATCAATATCCAAATATTTGTTGTTTAGCGTTTTATACCCGCCATTACATCTGATTCTGATTATTGATGCTAAGTGTTAGCATGCTAACGGCGTTTTCTATTTTGAGTTAGCATTGTTTCCTGGTTGTAAATACACAACGCGCATTAATTCTCTTTTGTTT
This genomic window from Syngnathus typhle isolate RoL2023-S1 ecotype Sweden linkage group LG6, RoL_Styp_1.0, whole genome shotgun sequence contains:
- the LOC133156095 gene encoding tetratricopeptide repeat protein 36-like, translated to MASEHDRAVLQAIFSPNTPFEDVPGLDQEQDLTDDDGPFDADSLRQVKDLESRGVSAAEAGDLQGALELFGRAIRVLPRRASAYNNRAQTLRLQGDTAGALADLDRAVSLSGCRGRTACQALVQRGLLHRLGGQDDKALQDFREAAELGSEFARQQTVLLNPYAALCNKMLRQVIGKLRNPDGCEPSL
- the LOC133156093 gene encoding F-box only protein 40-like, with protein sequence MPAVRHEHCEHCYAIRCPAPSWLSLGCAVVRCPNDCGSSLHACKEDEHRLLCPNETVPCLNAGYGCPLSMPRHRRARHLEACPASVVGCSQEWNRWPVPDNDLTFYRNVSRESQRQLDVALALRDQELLFKSIKMKRVFPELTDPEDIDVGVTREDLCSASAGDTPNVCAKMMEEEPSDELDRESLQKYSSWERIFKKEMNGEQTSKNAAKTEESGKKTEAVRESSSCENRTSGLAPWQDGVLEKLGKEANIGEYNMYLVHNGAMLINFGQLAACTPREKDFVYGSLEPIEVKSVRSFNVPSSYRAKRWHLKDPNRKIEVAHRSADTADLDVSFEELPKCEEVSVTLLCCLEKEFKGHQISESTGLDGLYVNVGTQTYNLDGAPFQAEASLADAVAGKAACLHVRTQTESVTRRHNRTSSVFSYTCGLFFRRDEYPSHFRNVHSEIQAGLGGWFLQRCPLAYLGCTFAQTRFRPDGQPAEVKYHRGVDKLVIRPDVPRELLEGTKASNPPDRLSHLPAEILRHVARYLDSFALSQLSQVSRPMREVCGTLLQSRGMVSLKWEKKTYSHGGSSWKSRKKVWEFSSLFCPVERWHLSDSPSVAVHLRTCPYYQTERRTEPVALSGLLEVCTEEDH